TTTTCCTTagaagaaaattttcagaaagCTGCCTTAGAAGATAATTCATTAATTCAgagatgagaaatagaaaaaaaaaaaaggcaaatgtgaGACTCAGAGCATGGTCCAGACAGCATGGGTTGCCTCATGCCACCTTCCCCACAGTTCCCGTGGCTCTTGGCATTGGAGGTCATTGAAGGTGTCTGCTGCAATGAAGACAGCTGTCCTTCAGGCCCTTGCAGCCAGTGAAGACAGGGCTTGTGAAAGCCCCAGGTAATGGCATAAGTGAGAACAGCCAGTGTCCCTCgtggacacagagggagaataaGAGGGACTCAGTCTCAAAGCTGGAAGAGGCGGGAGGAGAAAACACATCCCCTGAGAAGCATAGAGATGCAAAGGATTGCAAGTCGAACCCTCTCAGCAAACTTCTGTGTCTAAAAATCACCAGGGAGTCTGTTCATAATACAGATTCCCAAGCCCCATCTCCAGAGATTTGGCTTAGGTGGTTTTGGGGGTGGACCCCAGGACTGCATTTTTAAAGGAACCATTCCCTGTCCCTGGGAATTCTGATGCAGGTGGTTCAGAGTCCACATGTGATACCTGGGCTCCTTCTGCAGCACCCCCAGCACATGGCCACTGACTCTGCatccagggctggggcagcaaAATGACGGGGAGCTGCCAACTGCAAGCATCTTGTCAGCCTGCCATCCTTCCACTTAGCTGGATCTACCTCCCCAGGGAGGCCACCCATGAGGAGGCTGCCGAGGCATGTTCTCACTGGAACCGTACCCATGATGCTAGAGGTACAACCTGGTTCAGCATGAGTCCTAGCCACACAGGCCACTGGGATGTGCTTGCTCTGAATCCATGACCATAGTGCACTTCCAATATTGAGAAATTATTATTGTGACATTGGGCAGGGGAAGAGCAGCTTCGATATTGCTAGTAAGGCCGGAGTGGGGGAGTAACATGATAGCTAAAGTACCAGGTTCCCTTCTGAGGGGTTTCTAAAGTTGTGTCCTTGAGGTTACACACAGCTGTGAATATAGCCCAATCCACTGAATTGTGCATTTTAAATGGgtggattatatctcaataaaactggttAAAGAAAAAGTTCAGTACACCAGGGTGCATGAAACACATTCTAAAGACACATTAAAAATGTTTCGAAGAGTGCTgtttgtatatacaaatataggGTTATTTTAGTGACACAATGTGTTTACCACATAGAGGGAAATAAAGTTTTACcagctgagggaaaaaaaggtcTGAGAACTCCATAAAATCTCATTTGTTGGGGGAATGGCTTTATTAATATACTCTAAAATAATTCTGATAATTTCTTATGGTACTTGACTCAAATCAGTAATGACATGTTTACAACTTTGCTTATTAACCTGTTATCTCTACAGAGATACATTACCGAGTCTGACACATCTCACTTTGAAACGTATGTCTCTGTAGACAGCTGGTCCTGACATGGGCTCCCAGTGGGCCCCAGCTACGCTGGTGACTGACTGGCCTTCGTGAGCCAATGTGTGTGGGCTCACGTTCCAGTCTCTGGTCCTTTGGaatcctaaatttttaaaaagattttatttatttgagagagatagagggagattGAAAGATTGAGACAGTatgagtggaaggggcagagggtgagggagatagagaatctcaagcagactccatgctaagtgtggagcctggtgCGAGCCGGTTCCctggcccctgagatcatgacttgagccagaaCCAAGGgtcagacgcctaaccaactgtgccaccccagcacccctggaGTCCGAATTTTAGCCTGCATTTTCTAGCTTAAAGCTTTTCCCCTCTAAAATAATGAACTTCTATCTATGATCCAGAGTTCTAAAGGGGATCATTGAGGAGTCATTTCTCAGTCTTCTTGGAGCTATTGCTTCATTTAACTAATGAATAGTTTCCCTCCTAAGAAccatacaaggaaaaaaaatgcctagAGCTTCTCTCCTATGATGCTCAGAACACAGAACTCTGAGCTAGAAGGATTCTTAGAGAtcttgggtggctctgtctgtgTGCACAGCCTGAGGGAGGTGACGTGCAAGGAAATCACAGGTAGCAGGTGAACGGAGACTAAACCTTCTGACTCATGGCTTGTCCCATGTTCTATGCTTTGCACTGCCTATGAAAGCCACAGAGAAAAACCTCCAAGTACCTGTCTCCCCAAAGCCAAACCcgcagtctattttttttttaaagattttatttatttattatttgtttgtttgtttatttatttgagatagagcatgagcgAGCTCAAGCAGGGGGttaaggccagagggagaggtagaagctgactccccactgagcaggaagcccagatgcggggctggatcctaggaccctggggtcatgacccgagcccagggcagatgcttaacggactgagccacccaggcgccccctaccatctagttcttttttttttttcttctaccatCTAGTTCTAAAATCCAGTTGTAGCTGTGTCTGATCCACAAAGCACCCATGCCCCATGTCACCACTGAAGGAGTAAGACCCTTTCGTTGGGGAAACGCAGCTCTGGGAGGTGGAAGGAGCTCAGTCACACAGAGGGAaccagcccccaggcccctcctTCCCAGTGACAGAGCCTGGAAGAGTTGCTTTTCTCCCTCCACAACATAACGAATTGCCGCTCCCCGGCTAGCCTCCAGCATTCGCTCCGTGCCAAGCGCTGGCTTCCATCCAGCCCCTCCTTGGGAGCCAAACCCCAGACTCTCTTGTCCTAGGAACTGGTCCAGAAGGGCTTTGGCAGTCGGCAAGGAGGAGCTTTATACCATggcctggggggcctggctgCCCACGCCCTGGCTGCCTGGGTGGGTGGCCGGGACCCCTACTCTGTAGAGATCTGCCCCAGCACTGCAAAAGGAGGATAGGGAGGGGAAATGACAGGTTAGTAGCAGCGCTGAGGGGCTGTTGGGGTGGGCTGTGAGAGATCACTTACTCTGGCTGGTTCTTCCTTCTGGGTGTGGAGGAATTCAGTGACACCAGTACCTGAGTGCCATGTGCCTTATTCTTAAGTTCAGCCAAGGAATTAGCTCCTGGGATCCCAGAACCACACATCCTCTTCATGCCTGGGATTCTGTACTCTAGTAAAACTGGCACTGGGATAGAATGTGAGTGGGTACAGGCAACTTCTCTTCTCTGCAAGGTTTTTCCTGTTCCCTTCCTCAGAGGGAACAGTACCCGGAGTCTCTAGTGATGGCTTCTCTTGTACCTTTGAGTTTCATTATTAGGATTGCCAGGACATGTAGGAGTCTGCCTCTTTCTGCAGGAGGCCTGTGTGTCCCTCAACTGTTGAAAGTCACCATCAAGGGCAAGGTGACATTCGTTCTCTGCAAGCCTACACTTTCATATGTTTACATTTCTCAAAATTGGAAACCCATGGACCCCAAAGACCTACAGACCCAACCTATTGCAAAAATACATCCAGTTAAATTCTTTCACTTGAGTTGATCATTCAGCATGACCAATGCTGGAAACAAAAAGAGAAGCTCAGACCCTGAGGTGAGGTGGGATCATCCAGCTATAAAGTCTCATCCCCACAAAATTCAGAAGGGACTTATAttgatgctatttaaaaaaaaaaaaaaaagttacaagaattaaacaaaaatccAAACCTCCCTTTAGAACTCAtggtctcttccctctcccctgctaCCACCCCATCTTTCCCtgccacacccccacacccctacCAGAAATCTTGGGGATTTCTAGATGCCATTTGGAGGAATGAGTTGAAGAAAAATCTTCCCCCTAACAAAAAAGACCTCCCTCTAAGGAAAGAGCAGGAGGCGGGTCTGCTCTGTGCCCCCGCAGACTAACTAGGGAAAACTGGCCACACAATTTGGAGTTGAGATTCATCTGATTCATGACTCTGTTGTCAATGTCCTTGTCCATTATTGGACAACTCCTGCTAATGCAATGTCTTCATAGCCAAAGTTAGCTGACCTGGAATTTTCAACAATTGGTTATGCCCTTGACACCTGAGACtatgttgaattaaaaaacaaccccccgccccccgcaggatAATAAGGCTGAGGGCATGCAGGCCTGGTttgagatttttaagatttttaagctTATGAAAGAGAACGcaaggcagggtggggggtgggcagagggagaagtagactccctgctaagcaggggcTCAATCAATTGGGGCTCGATGCcaggaacccaagatcatgacctgagccaaaagcaggcgttccaccaactgagctacccaggcaccccaagtttcttttctaaaaaatatagatACAAGAAGTTCATTGAGTAGCCAGTGAATGTACTGATTTGCTTCTGAAAAATGTACAGATGGGGGAGATGGGAGTTCAGAGAAGAAGCACAGATGGAgaagtcttttcattttgatttgtcaCTGAGAAGGGACCTGGAGTTGCTGAGGGTGTCAAGACTCACAGATGCAAACACGGGGAGGAAGGGTGACACAAACTCACGGCAGGCACAGCCGGCAGGAAATGTGTTTCTGCAGGGCTCAGATGCCTGAAGAAGGACACATAACCAGGGATGGGGTAGGGATTTCAGCACAAGTCTGCTGTCCTCCCAGGGGACCGACCTGAGTGCTCACAGATGGCTGAAGACCTAGGGATGTTTCTAGATGACTAAGGCAGACTGCTCCTGCCAGCCCCACTCTTAAAGAATGAGTGCTGTCTGTGACTGCTGAGGCAGGCATTGCTCTCTGTAGTGCATGTGGGGCTGGATCAATTGGGCGATTCTGCACTGTTGCTTCTCTTGGGATCGGTTTTCTTTTTGGTGCCACCTGAATGTAGATATTCTAACTTTGCTTTTATGGGTTCTCAGTTTCGAAAATTTTGTAGCGGTCTGAGCACAAATGCACATCTAGAGTCCTATTTTGGAAAGCATCTAGCATCtgctggtcattttttttttttttccaggcaaaaCAGTctttcagtggttgagtgtttgcctttagctcaggtcgtgatcccagggtcctgggatcaagtcccacattgggatccctgcagggagtctgcttctcccttcatctgtgtctctgcctctgtgtctttcatgaatagataaatattaaaaaaaaaaaaaacagcctttcAGGGCCATGGAGTGATATGGTTAGAGTCCTTAGGATAAACCaataatgcatttctttttttggttcaCTAGTTTGTTATGTAAAGTGTTTGAAATTTGTAAGCTTTTTGGTTGGTTGATGAAACTTGGTAATCACTTGAGTTTATATGCCAATGCTATGTTTAAAACGTACACATGGGATTGGTTTGGGCTATTTTTAGAGTTGTGTGTGGGTTATTTTTGCCTAGGTAGCCCAGTTCCCCTTGGCTACTGTTGATAAGCTTGAGATACACCCAACTGGCCATGCAGTAGAGAGCCCCTTGGCCACCTCAGTAGGGAGGTCTAGGGCAGTAGAACATATTCTGGTCTATACTCTGCTTTTACACTTGCTGTGGTAAAAgtgcttgtccttctctgaacAAGAACAAGGAGGACCCAGTTTCCTTAGGGACTCACGGACCATCAGAAACTGATGTGTGTGGTGGCCTGCAGAGTGGGGAGCACCTGGGGACCCTGCCTTCTTCCCTACTGTGTCTCAGATGAACAGAACACAGTGCCATCCATTCCTGGTAGGTCTGAATTCTCTGGGTAggtgaaaaaagtgaaaaaaagaccTGCTGCTTCTAGAACTATCCCTGAAACTAGAAAGCAGTCCTTAATCAGATGACTATACCAAGGCAGGCATTGAAGGCTCTATGTGAAAATTCAGCTATTGCTGGGCTGCTTGCTGCCTGGTCGGCAATTGGGAAGGATGAAGCCTGCCACCTGAGCTTCCATTGCCATAACGACCACCCCAGCCCATATGTGCACAGGGCATCAAGATTCAGGCCTCAGGTCTGCAAGGAGATGCTGCGGCTGACTTACCTGTTCCCTATTCCTTACTGGATATCCTTCCTaggaactaaattttttttttaatttttattttatgttttaaaacttatttgagagagacagtatgagtaagcaggttttttttttgtttgtttgtttgttttttttgtgggagggagagggaggagcagactcccctccGAACAGGAAGCctaatcccaagaccctgagatcatgacctgagccaaaggcagatgctcaaccatagAGCTACCAAGGCGCCCCTCCTATTAACTACTTTTGAGTGCTGGAAGCTGAAGAACTTGGTGGTTTGCACTGCACTGATGTTGACATAGGAGCCAGCTGAGGCTGAATGGCAACCGGAGGCTCACAGGATGTCATTCCACAGCCTCCCACAAACTGTCTTCTAATGGGATGAGCCATGGGCCGAGCTAATGTGGTATTTTGCCATTATCATCAGCTATAAGCAGCAGAGTAGGATGGGAGGTGATGCAGGAAGAGCAAGTCTTCTAACGCCATGTCCTACAGACAACATAAGGCAGTAAATACCCTGTCCTGATGTTTGTTGAGAGTTGGTAAAAATATGTCAGAAGTCACAGTGTGAAAGCAAGGCTGGGAGCCAGTGGGACTGAAGGCGGCCACATGTCCTTGAGCCAGCAGCCCGCGCCCACCCTTCCTGCCCGCCCACTGCCCCCCAGGGTCTGAGTGTGCAGCTCTTGCTTGTCACTGTCTGCCTTTCCATCCCATTGTTCTTAACACTGTATCTAATTCCCAGGTATTTGACTTTGGAATCACAACTCCAAAACCTCTTGTTTGAAGGGTAGTTTTCAATTTATTAATGAACCAAAGAAATTAGCGCAAAGTGACTGTGAACGGCTAGGTGAGATGGATAGGGGTCCATTCTGTGTGCCCTCCTGCACCTCGAGGATGGCGCCCCTAAGAGGGGGAGGCCAGGTCTAAAGGGAGCATAGTTTTCTGCCCCTGTGTCAGGAGGGGGCAACTCTCTCCGCACCCCCAACCCACTGGAAAGCCTCCCTCTGCAGGATCATAAACCCGCATCTAGGGCCTAAAAAATACAGCTCTTGGAAAACATCTTTCCAATTTGCAGCTATGCTTTTTCACACTTTTGTATTCATTTGTATTTGAAACAGCACGTCTAGAGACAGACTGTAAACCCAGCCCACTAGATgctattattcttttcttctctgctgcTTAGTAGTCTAGATCCAGGTTGATCCCTCTCACACTCCAGAGAGAAAATAACAAGACCTTATGTTAGAGTTTTCAAAAGCATTGAacctcacagcagccctgggaggtgggcaggcgggCATCGTGGTTCTGGGATCCCGAGGATGGCTCTACTGGTGAGGCTGGGAACCAAATCCATGCCCTTCAACTTCTGGTCCAGGGCTCCTTCTGCTCCACTAGATGAACTGAGCTCACGTTGATGAGCACAACAGCCTTCCACTTAGAATAGATGAAATGTCCTTTGGGCTGGCAAACCAAGGAGATTCAAAGTACAGACCTGGTCAGTGAGCTCAGGGGATAAGCACACCTGAGTGAAATCTGGCATCAGTATCAGACAGGTAAATAGGGCAGAACATGGGCATCTTCGACAAGGTGTCCTGTTGTCTTGATTCTAACCTGGACCACATTGGCTGCTAGAACCGGAACTCAGCAAAGTCCAGGAGGAGAGAAGGCATTCAGAGGACTTTCTCATCTAGCAATTTGTTGATTCCTTCACAAATCCTCTTGAGGTTGGGCCTACAGTCTCCATCCAGACTATAAAGGGTGGAGAGGAACTCCACATCGGCAAAGTGGTTGAAGACGTGGTTGATGCGCCCGTGGGTTCTAGGCGTCAGGTGTCGCTGCACCAGTTCATGCACCAGGTCCTTGCACTCATGCAGGAGCTTGGACAGCACGTTCCTATCAAAGGTGTATTCCACCTCATAGAAGCTGACGATGGTCATGGCGGTCTGGTTTAGCTTCTTCCTGAGCTTCTCCACGATAACAACCTCCTCCTGGCTGAACTGGTTGTGCCGGTAGAGGATTCCAATTTTGACTGCCACCTTGATCAAGTCTTTCATGATCTTGTGGGCTTCCTTCTTGTTGTGGGTGTGCTCTTTGGTGACTTTGTAGAGCTCATCAAAGATCTCGCTGCTGGTGTCATCAATCAACATGTTTGCCATGGTTTTGCTGGCTATTTTGCTTAAGATCTTCTTCTGGGCTTGAAGAGCAAGGTTCTTGGAACTAAAAACATCAGGACCTAcagtaaggaaagaaagaaatgttatagGAAGATGAGAACCATTTGTTATGTTTCTATAAGTGAGAAACACTAATTTGAACCTATGTTCCTAGAGCAGAAACGCAGGCCTTTATATCCCACAACCCCTTAACCAAACTCCACCAAAGCCTGGGACTCCACTGTCCTCTCCACATAATCTGCTTGTTTACCCTCCTAAACCTCTTAAATTGCACGCTTCTCTCTCTGGAACTGGTCTCCTCTTCTCTAAGCATCTCACCTTTTGAGACCTACTTCATGCATGATACTCTCCTGACCCTATTAGCTCACAAGGGACACCACCATTCAGTTGTGCAAATTACCACTTAATGACAAGAATGTAGCAGCAGTGCCAATGCCATACACAGGCAGCTGATCATGGCAGTCTTCTTACTGAGTCTCAGAATCCATATTTTGAGTCTAAggtgtatttttttcatgtttcttatcTTGGAAATTGCTATGTGTCTTATAGTCACCATTGCTAGGTGGCACTTGTGCTGTGGTTGTCGTTATCTATATGTACATCAATTTGCACAACAAGAGCCAGAGACTTGGGAGAAAAGTCAAGAGCACTCGAAGAAATATTGCCTCACCAACGCTTTCAATTGGCAATAGAGAACAGAAGGGCACTGTGTGCGAAACACAAACATCAACAAGTCCAAGGCAAACATGCTTCAGATAGTAGTACCCTGAATGTGAAGAAGCTTAGAAAAACCAaagtctatctatctatttatttatttattagattttatttatttgagagcacaagaatgagaacaagcagggggaagggcagatggagagggagaagcaggctcccagctcagcagggagcccaatgcgggctctattccaggaccctgagatgacgaccagagttgaaggcagatacttaaaccaactgagcacccaggtgccccccaaagtcaattcatttctcttgttttccaCTGGCCATCACTCTACagtatgtatgtgtattattCTTCCAAAGGAGATTTGGGCTGCCCCAGGACTGAGACGATGTCTCCCACAGCACCCAGTTCAGTTCTGGGCACAGGGATGAAATGGTGTCTGCTAAGTAAAATACCAGAGAAACACTGCAGAAGAATAAGAAAGTAGTAAAATACAGCacaaatttctattaaaaaaatacttttcctttgAGGACTGAAGACCTTTCTAGGATCCAGAGAGACTCTATCCGGTGCTGCATGGCCACGGGAAGTGACAGATTGGACAGGCAGAGGGGCCACACGGCCATGCATGCCAGGTTCTGCAATCCTCACCTGGCTGCCCCACCTCCTATCCCACGAGCTCTGCCCACCCTGGACTCATTTTCTCAGTGGACAGTGACTAATACCTGGATGCTTGGGTCTCACAGACAGACTCAATGGACACTCCAACATAATTTAAACAAGGCATATATGCACTTCCTCCATCCACATGACCCCTCACAACTGGCCCAGCCTTTCTCCCTCAGCCCTGGGCCCCTGCAAGACAGCTACTTCAGCTCTCAGCCTTCTGGCTACACGCCCTGGGGGCCACAACCTGGAGTGGGGTTGCTGTGGCAGGATCAGCAGCAGTAAGGCAGCTGGGGCCATGGGCATCCTACAGTGCagggagctctctctctcaagtttgAATCCATACAATCTTCAAGCAAGGTCACAGTGAAGTGACCCTGACATAGGCAGGATTTTCCCTTCAGTCGAGGCGCAAAGAGAACAAACAGCATCTCTTGACTCTTTACCACGAGAAAGCCCCAACTGTCTGATTTATGCCCTCCCTGAGTTTGTAACAAAAAACATTTCTGCCCAGTATGACCATCTACTATGGTTATCAGACTTCTGTGTGAATTACCTTTGTTCCCAAAATATCAAATGCGTATTCCAAAGACAaatatttacaagtatttttaaatttatttatttatttattcatgagagacagagagagaagcagagacacaagcagagggagaagcaggctccctatggggagcctgatgcaggacttgatcccaggaccccgggatcacaacctgagccaaaggcggatgctcaaccattgagccacccaggtgtcccaaatatttACAGGTATTAAGGATTTCAGAAGACTGTGCTGTGTGCTTTgttcatggagacacacagagagaagcagagacacaggcagagaggaagcaggctccgtgcagggagcccgacatgggactccatcctgggtctccaggatcacgccctgggctgaaggcaggcgcttaactgctgagccaccggggtgctCCTGTGCTGTATTGCCTTGAAGTCAACTCCACAGAAGCAGCTTAAAGACTTTTGAATAGTGACCCTGCACTAAAATAGGTGTATGCCTACTCAGGTTATTATTCTAATGGGAACAATGGCATCTAGATGGATCCTttctagaatattaaaaaaaaaatgagtcatttcTTTGTAGATATAGCTCCTAACAACTGCCTGAGAATAAGGTACATTAAGAGGCTCTCTAGAAATGCACCCAGTACATACTGACCCAGAAGCGGGGCATCAAATACGCACGTGCCTGCTGGGAGGTAGGCTCTGTGGGAGCAGGGACCTGTGTGCAAGCCCTCCTGGACGCCCAGCGCCTCACACACCGGGCACACGGGGCAGGTGCGCTGGGAGGAAGGAGTGCTGGCAGCCTCTGCACCAGGCGCTTCGTGGTTTTAACTCTAACTGTTGGGTGAAGCTGGCATTTTTATCAAGGCTTCCTTGCTAGCCCGATTCCAAATGCCACTCATTTCCCTTCCAGCACTCCCAACACTTTTCTCTAAGACCCATAGCTCCACACCTTTCGCTCATATATTCCCATAAGATTTTTGAAAACCCATGTACCTCCTTGTGCACTTAACTTGCCAGCAAGTATTATAATGTTAAATAGTAACAATTTATTAATAGATATGATTTCTAGATatgagtatttaaaaattagcctattaaatcattttttaaatatgtccaATATAACATAGCACTACAGTGATGTAACACCTGTTACTGTCCATTTTAAGATGATAGGAGTCaagctcttctttaaaaattaaaatgctatgttcttttttcttccttgaaattgCATCTCTATTTCATGACACCCAGAGACTTTTAACATACGTTTTTATGCTTGAAAATGTTTTATCAGATCAATTCATCATAATTCTCTACAGCCAAAGGATGTACAcaagtggaaattttt
This region of Canis lupus baileyi chromosome 32, mCanLup2.hap1, whole genome shotgun sequence genomic DNA includes:
- the TNFAIP8L3 gene encoding tumor necrosis factor alpha-induced protein 8-like protein 3 codes for the protein MDSDSGEQSEGEPVTAAGPDVFSSKNLALQAQKKILSKIASKTMANMLIDDTSSEIFDELYKVTKEHTHNKKEAHKIMKDLIKVAVKIGILYRHNQFSQEEVVIVEKLRKKLNQTAMTIVSFYEVEYTFDRNVLSKLLHECKDLVHELVQRHLTPRTHGRINHVFNHFADVEFLSTLYSLDGDCRPNLKRICEGINKLLDEKVL